One genomic segment of Chitinophaga sancti includes these proteins:
- a CDS encoding DUF2004 domain-containing protein, translating into MPQFTLPYFGSIDSDALENSYDTEIRLAGHDIRLDLNFADKRIELSSLQILKKYLDNIDEHLLKTKEFIDENYSDEDAEDGVRFYFEFHKEESEIEELGVNATDDMDEQLLKKIHPIRIVFYPDSHQFAVYDYTFGEDFTNYILVITTDEDGDLSYITVES; encoded by the coding sequence ATGCCTCAATTCACCTTACCCTACTTTGGATCCATTGATTCCGACGCGCTGGAAAATAGTTATGATACAGAAATTAGGTTAGCCGGCCACGATATCAGGTTAGACCTCAACTTTGCAGATAAGCGCATCGAACTCTCCAGTTTACAAATTTTGAAGAAATATCTCGATAATATTGATGAACACTTATTAAAAACAAAAGAATTCATCGATGAAAATTATTCAGATGAAGACGCTGAAGATGGAGTACGTTTCTATTTTGAATTTCACAAAGAAGAGTCAGAAATCGAGGAATTGGGCGTCAACGCAACAGATGATATGGACGAGCAATTATTAAAGAAGATCCATCCGATCCGGATAGTCTTTTACCCGGATAGTCACCAGTTTGCTGTATATGATTATACCTTCGGCGAAGACTTTACAAATTATATCCTCGTTATCACGACCGACGAAGACGGTGATCTTTCATACATCACCGTAGAAAGCTAA
- a CDS encoding YidH family protein: MNNEPRKGNPTDHLANERTLLAWVRTGIGIMAFGFVVVKFSLFVKQISLALGKPNTIHQYGYSAPIGILMVITGALSLLLSLLRYKRTERQISTNSYQHSSTFLYVLVLTLMIASIFLIAYLIESM; this comes from the coding sequence ATGAATAACGAACCTAGAAAAGGTAATCCCACAGACCATCTCGCCAATGAACGTACCTTACTTGCCTGGGTACGAACTGGCATCGGCATCATGGCATTCGGATTTGTCGTAGTGAAATTCTCCCTGTTCGTAAAACAGATCAGTCTGGCCTTAGGCAAACCAAACACCATACATCAGTATGGATATTCCGCTCCCATAGGGATCTTAATGGTCATTACCGGGGCGCTCAGTTTATTATTATCCTTACTCAGGTACAAAAGAACAGAAAGACAGATCAGCACCAACAGTTATCAACATTCATCTACATTTTTATACGTTCTGGTTTTGACATTGATGATCGCCAGCATCTTCCTGATAGCTTATTTAATAGAAAGCATGTGA
- a CDS encoding HopJ type III effector protein gives MKEQLLNKLKENSISFKDVIEFIEAGYTHQATAFKNGEAYNEATQNQGSAKVFAFAKLNGWSKEDTLLLFAEHYQAVLEHPEATDHQNIRQFMKHGWDGISFEGTALIAK, from the coding sequence ATGAAAGAACAATTGTTAAATAAATTAAAGGAGAATTCAATTTCGTTTAAAGATGTGATTGAGTTTATTGAAGCGGGCTATACACATCAGGCTACGGCTTTTAAGAATGGAGAAGCGTATAATGAAGCGACACAGAACCAGGGAAGTGCAAAGGTGTTTGCGTTTGCAAAATTGAATGGGTGGAGTAAGGAGGATACGCTGTTATTGTTTGCAGAGCATTATCAGGCGGTATTAGAACATCCGGAAGCTACGGATCATCAGAATATCAGGCAGTTTATGAAGCATGGCTGGGATGGGATTTCGTTTGAAGGGACGGCGCTGATAGCGAAATAA
- a CDS encoding glycoside hydrolase family 2 TIM barrel-domain containing protein — protein MKNGLNGVAIIATLLCCSLQPHNLYAQSNEWLDPNVNAVNRLPMHTNFFPYENESLARQGVKEHSANFLTMNGYWKFNWVPDADARPTDFFKQGFNDKGWKEMPVPGIWELNGYGDPMYTNIEYPWHFQAPLNPPVVPAEKNHVGSYRKEITVPASWSGKQIIAHFGSVTSNMYLWVNGQYVGYSEDSKLEAEFDLTKYLKPGQPNLIAFQVFRWCDGSYLEDQDFWRLTGVGRDCYLFARGNVHVEDLRITPELDDQYKDANLLVNLQLKGDAATEVQLFDRKGNLVTSTQSKGTGLQKLSLKVNAPEKWSAENPYLYQVLVTVKTKDKVTEVIRQQVGFRKVEIKNAQLLINGQPVLIKGVNRHEMDPDFGYAVSPQRMLEDIRLMKELNVNAVRTCHYPDDNLWYDLCDQYGIYLVAEANLESHGMGYGEKTLAKNPAYAKAHLERNERNVQRNYNHPAVIIWSLGNEAGFGPNFEACYKWIKEDDKTRPVQFEQAGTNDFTDIYCPMYLSPAASEKYSQGNINKPLIQCEYAHAMGNSDGNFKEYWELVRKYPKYQGGFIWDWVDQSLHIKNAQGHTFYAYGGDFNKYDPSDNNFLDNGLISPDRRPNPHAYEVGYFYQNIWASAADLSKGQVTIYNENFFRNLDNYYAEWELLADGEKLQSGVLLNLDVPPHQKKVFNLDYDLPSGKEILLNISFKLKKAETLLPAGFIVAKNQLNISDYNFNYALAGNDRADSLHVQDNDENYLIVKNNKIHIEFDRHNGFLNQYVIAGQSMLKEGTYLSPNFWRAPTDNDFGAGLQHRFRVWKNPELKLTSFNSQRKDGIITIQASYDMPAVSGKLSLTYEISNEGAIKVTQDLKADKSAKVSDMFRFGMKLQMPKDVSHIKYYGRGPGENYIDRNSAAQLGVYSQTVDQQFYPYIRPQETGTKTDVRWWNQMTVGGNGLRFTSDTAFSISALNYSIDALDDGDKKHQRHSELLQPEPITNICIDKAQMGLGGIDSWGRLPLEKYLLHYQDYHFTFMITPIKNGF, from the coding sequence ATGAAAAACGGTCTCAACGGAGTAGCCATCATCGCAACCCTGCTTTGCTGCTCTCTACAACCACACAATCTGTATGCGCAATCTAATGAATGGCTGGACCCAAATGTCAATGCGGTAAACCGCCTGCCAATGCATACAAACTTTTTTCCTTATGAAAATGAAAGCCTCGCCAGACAAGGCGTGAAAGAGCACTCGGCGAACTTCCTTACCATGAATGGTTACTGGAAATTCAATTGGGTACCTGACGCCGATGCACGTCCGACGGACTTTTTCAAACAAGGGTTTAATGATAAGGGATGGAAAGAGATGCCTGTTCCCGGTATTTGGGAATTGAACGGCTATGGTGATCCGATGTATACCAACATCGAATATCCATGGCATTTTCAGGCGCCTCTGAATCCACCTGTCGTTCCTGCAGAAAAGAACCATGTTGGCTCTTATCGCAAAGAAATCACCGTGCCGGCATCCTGGTCTGGAAAACAGATTATCGCTCATTTCGGTTCTGTTACTTCCAATATGTACTTATGGGTAAATGGGCAATATGTAGGCTATAGTGAAGACAGCAAGCTCGAAGCGGAGTTTGACCTGACTAAATATCTCAAGCCTGGCCAACCTAACCTGATCGCTTTCCAGGTATTCCGCTGGTGTGATGGTAGTTATCTGGAAGACCAGGATTTCTGGCGACTCACCGGTGTAGGCCGGGATTGTTATCTCTTTGCAAGAGGTAATGTACATGTGGAAGATCTCAGGATTACACCTGAATTAGATGATCAGTACAAAGATGCTAACCTGCTCGTGAACCTGCAACTTAAAGGAGATGCAGCGACCGAAGTACAGTTATTTGATAGAAAAGGGAACCTGGTGACCAGTACACAATCTAAAGGTACAGGTTTACAAAAGCTTTCATTGAAAGTGAATGCCCCCGAGAAGTGGTCAGCCGAAAATCCTTATCTGTACCAGGTTTTAGTAACAGTGAAAACAAAAGATAAAGTAACGGAAGTGATCCGCCAGCAGGTAGGCTTCCGTAAGGTAGAAATCAAAAATGCCCAGTTGCTGATCAATGGTCAGCCAGTATTGATAAAGGGCGTGAATCGTCACGAAATGGATCCTGACTTTGGCTATGCGGTATCTCCACAGCGTATGCTGGAAGACATTCGATTGATGAAAGAGTTAAACGTAAATGCAGTCCGTACCTGTCATTACCCTGACGATAATCTGTGGTATGACCTCTGTGATCAGTATGGTATTTACCTGGTGGCAGAAGCAAATCTTGAATCCCATGGTATGGGATATGGCGAGAAGACCCTTGCCAAAAATCCTGCTTATGCCAAAGCTCACCTGGAACGTAATGAACGTAATGTACAGCGCAACTATAATCATCCTGCTGTGATCATATGGTCGTTAGGGAATGAAGCCGGTTTCGGCCCAAATTTCGAAGCCTGCTACAAATGGATTAAAGAAGATGACAAAACACGTCCTGTACAATTTGAACAAGCCGGCACGAACGATTTTACAGATATCTACTGCCCGATGTACTTATCTCCGGCAGCATCTGAAAAATACAGCCAGGGTAATATCAATAAACCGCTCATCCAATGTGAATATGCACACGCAATGGGCAACTCAGATGGTAATTTCAAGGAATACTGGGAACTGGTACGTAAATATCCTAAGTACCAGGGTGGCTTTATATGGGATTGGGTAGATCAGTCCCTACATATAAAAAATGCACAGGGTCATACCTTTTACGCCTATGGTGGCGACTTCAATAAATATGATCCTTCTGATAACAACTTCCTGGATAATGGTCTCATCTCCCCTGACAGAAGACCTAATCCGCATGCATATGAAGTAGGTTACTTTTACCAGAATATCTGGGCATCTGCGGCAGACTTGTCAAAAGGACAAGTAACGATTTACAATGAAAATTTCTTCCGTAATCTGGATAACTATTATGCTGAATGGGAGTTGCTGGCAGATGGAGAAAAATTACAGTCAGGCGTTCTTTTGAATCTCGATGTACCCCCTCACCAGAAAAAAGTATTCAACCTGGATTATGATCTTCCTTCAGGAAAAGAAATACTATTGAACATCAGCTTCAAATTGAAAAAAGCAGAAACCCTGCTTCCGGCAGGATTTATAGTGGCAAAAAACCAATTGAATATTTCTGACTATAATTTCAATTACGCATTAGCAGGGAATGATCGTGCAGATTCACTGCATGTGCAGGATAATGATGAAAATTACCTGATTGTTAAAAACAATAAAATACATATTGAATTCGATAGGCATAATGGCTTTCTGAATCAATATGTGATTGCAGGCCAGTCTATGTTGAAAGAAGGTACATACCTGTCTCCTAATTTCTGGCGTGCACCGACAGACAATGACTTCGGAGCAGGGCTGCAACATAGATTCCGTGTGTGGAAAAACCCTGAATTGAAACTGACCTCTTTTAATAGTCAACGTAAAGATGGAATTATTACTATTCAGGCCAGCTACGATATGCCGGCTGTATCCGGAAAATTGTCACTTACTTACGAGATCTCTAATGAAGGGGCAATAAAGGTAACACAAGACCTGAAAGCCGATAAAAGTGCGAAAGTATCAGATATGTTCCGCTTCGGTATGAAACTGCAAATGCCTAAAGATGTCAGTCACATTAAATATTATGGCCGCGGTCCGGGCGAAAATTATATCGATAGAAACAGTGCAGCACAACTGGGTGTATATTCACAAACCGTGGATCAACAGTTCTATCCTTACATCCGTCCACAGGAAACAGGTACCAAAACAGATGTACGCTGGTGGAATCAAATGACGGTGGGAGGAAACGGATTACGTTTTACCAGTGATACGGCGTTCTCTATATCTGCATTAAATTATTCAATAGATGCATTGGACGATGGAGATAAAAAACATCAGCGGCATAGTGAATTACTACAACCAGAACCAATCACGAATATATGTATTGATAAAGCACAGATGGGATTGGGTGGTATCGACAGCTGGGGAAGGCTGCCGCTAGAAAAGTACCTCCTGCATTACCAGGATTATCACTTTACATTTATGATCACGCCAATTAAGAATGGCTTCTAA
- a CDS encoding glycoside hydrolase family 31 protein → MNMNYRLISGFLLLLSLSARSQNPVANPASQVTIGSARFTILTPSLIRMEWNEKAAFEDKASLVFINRNLPVTPFQKKDAGEFLEIKTTQLTLRYKKNAGKFSKDNLKITFTLNGRKVDWVPGLKDSLNLKGTTRTLDQTDGDAKLEDGLLSKSGWTLIDDSNQLLFDGDKDWNWATTRKEGDKQDWYFFGYGHEYKKALYDYTRVAGKIPMPPKYAFGYWWSRYWTYSDTELRGLLNDFTTYNIPIDVLIIDMDWHYTWGLNKDWKRDMMGEPTGWTGYTWNKNLFPEPEEFLTWAHHRGVKTALNLHPASGIAPMEAQYNSFAKAYDFDTTGKKNIPFKIEDKKWAQIYFDSVLHPIEKQGIDFWWLDWQQWLENRNLIGLSNTWWLNYTFFTDKQREGGRPLLFHRWGGLGNHRYQIGFSGDSRSTWASLAYQPYFTATASNVGYGYWSHDIGGHVADNPDPELYLRWIQFGTFSPIFRTHCSKSAFNERRIWKFPEHYKMMLKAYELRYALNPYIYTASHEAFDSGVSICRPMYYDYPESPEAYTAKEQYLFGDDMIVAPITAKADSITHLAGKKVWLPAGQWFDYFSGGLTTGNKFVENKYTLDQVPVFIKAGSIIPMYGNIKNLQKQSDTLILTVIPGGSGATKLYEDDGNSEEYKDKGYSFTAIRNVVAADGAMVLTISPREGSYKGMPAGRSYEIKYPSIFPPASISVNGQPATYTYSADRLMATISIPATSCAEQIQVKVIPNAAGKGKEDLLYKAALILSRLSQSTEDMKYETARIDWVANTSDCILALSAIPGMINYHPEQTVALVEQLNNEILPCIQTMKAYPGVDANTLRKITAPLEAAGK, encoded by the coding sequence ATGAATATGAATTACAGACTCATCTCAGGTTTCCTATTACTGCTTTCCCTCTCCGCCCGGTCTCAAAACCCTGTCGCCAACCCGGCTTCACAAGTGACCATCGGCTCCGCCCGCTTTACCATTCTCACGCCCAGCCTCATACGCATGGAATGGAATGAAAAAGCAGCCTTCGAGGACAAAGCCTCTCTCGTTTTTATCAACAGGAACCTCCCTGTCACCCCTTTCCAAAAAAAGGATGCAGGCGAATTTCTCGAAATAAAAACCACCCAACTCACCCTGCGCTACAAAAAGAACGCAGGCAAATTTTCCAAAGACAACCTGAAGATCACTTTCACCCTCAACGGTCGTAAAGTTGACTGGGTACCCGGTCTCAAAGATTCTTTAAATCTAAAAGGCACCACCCGTACCCTCGATCAAACCGACGGTGATGCAAAATTGGAAGACGGCCTCCTTTCTAAAAGTGGCTGGACCCTGATCGACGATTCCAATCAACTCCTCTTCGACGGTGACAAAGACTGGAACTGGGCTACCACAAGAAAAGAAGGTGACAAACAAGACTGGTATTTTTTCGGCTATGGGCATGAGTATAAGAAAGCCTTATACGATTACACCCGCGTAGCTGGAAAGATCCCCATGCCACCTAAATACGCATTCGGCTACTGGTGGTCACGGTACTGGACATATTCTGACACTGAACTCAGAGGCCTCCTCAACGACTTCACCACCTACAATATCCCCATCGATGTACTGATTATCGATATGGATTGGCACTATACCTGGGGACTTAACAAAGACTGGAAAAGAGATATGATGGGCGAACCTACAGGATGGACAGGTTATACCTGGAATAAAAACCTCTTCCCTGAACCGGAAGAATTTTTAACCTGGGCACATCATCGGGGTGTAAAAACCGCTCTGAACCTGCACCCGGCTTCCGGTATCGCTCCTATGGAAGCACAGTATAATTCCTTCGCCAAAGCTTATGATTTTGATACCACCGGCAAGAAGAATATCCCTTTCAAAATAGAAGATAAAAAATGGGCGCAAATTTACTTTGATAGCGTGCTGCATCCTATCGAAAAACAAGGGATTGATTTCTGGTGGCTAGACTGGCAGCAATGGCTGGAAAACCGCAACCTGATAGGCCTGAGCAATACATGGTGGTTAAACTATACCTTCTTCACCGACAAGCAAAGAGAAGGTGGCAGACCACTCTTATTCCATCGCTGGGGTGGTTTAGGTAACCATCGTTACCAGATCGGTTTCTCTGGCGATAGCCGCAGTACCTGGGCTTCACTGGCTTACCAGCCATACTTTACAGCTACTGCAAGCAACGTAGGTTATGGCTATTGGAGTCATGATATCGGTGGCCACGTAGCCGATAATCCTGATCCTGAATTGTACCTCCGCTGGATCCAGTTTGGTACATTCAGCCCGATATTCAGAACCCACTGTTCAAAGAGTGCTTTCAACGAACGCCGGATCTGGAAGTTCCCTGAACACTATAAAATGATGCTGAAAGCTTACGAGCTCAGGTATGCACTAAATCCTTATATCTACACGGCTTCACACGAAGCTTTTGATTCAGGTGTATCCATCTGCCGTCCTATGTACTACGACTATCCGGAATCACCGGAAGCTTATACAGCCAAAGAGCAGTATTTGTTCGGCGATGATATGATCGTGGCGCCAATTACAGCAAAAGCAGATAGTATCACACATCTTGCAGGTAAAAAGGTTTGGTTACCTGCTGGTCAATGGTTCGATTATTTCTCCGGTGGCCTGACTACAGGAAACAAATTTGTAGAAAATAAATACACACTGGACCAGGTACCCGTATTTATCAAAGCAGGAAGTATTATTCCGATGTATGGAAATATTAAAAACCTGCAAAAGCAATCAGACACGCTGATATTGACTGTAATACCTGGTGGTAGTGGTGCTACGAAGTTATATGAAGATGATGGGAACTCTGAAGAATACAAAGACAAAGGTTACAGCTTCACTGCTATCAGAAATGTAGTGGCTGCGGATGGTGCGATGGTATTGACGATCTCTCCCCGCGAAGGAAGTTATAAAGGAATGCCTGCAGGTAGAAGTTACGAAATAAAATATCCTTCTATCTTTCCTCCTGCCAGTATATCTGTCAATGGTCAGCCTGCCACCTATACATATTCAGCTGACAGACTGATGGCTACTATAAGTATCCCTGCTACTTCCTGTGCAGAACAAATCCAGGTAAAAGTAATACCTAATGCTGCAGGCAAAGGAAAAGAAGACCTGCTCTACAAAGCAGCGTTGATATTATCCCGCTTATCACAATCTACAGAAGATATGAAGTATGAAACTGCCAGGATAGACTGGGTTGCGAATACTTCAGATTGTATCCTGGCACTGTCTGCTATTCCAGGTATGATCAATTATCATCCTGAGCAAACAGTAGCATTGGTTGAGCAATTAAATAACGAAATTCTCCCTTGTATACAAACAATGAAAGCTTATCCAGGGGTGGATGCAAACACTCTCAGAAAAATAACAGCGCCACTGGAAGCAGCGGGTAAATAA
- a CDS encoding S9 family peptidase, translating to MKLKTAIQTILCLTAIHAGFAQKKPIAVTDMLRIKRASEVKLSPDGKHAVYTVTSIIPDTAKKKDYTYLKQVYISDLAGKAQLLDTGATSSPAYSPSGNMIAFVKAVKGKPQIFLYTTANGKIRQLTDFVYGAGAPVWSPDGRQLVFTTEISLQELVNDKVLNPGRMVPSWNDGAPGFAHNEDLLTDTTNPNPDGDLRAVRAYLYDNAKDKKAKVITHSKFQGETAVDPEVHLSHIFIIDTTAGATPRELTHGFFSYENPAFAGNDKIVVSANMQAHQHPDDMKEVEIYSVGTDGNNLTQLLHAQDSSYFLEAVSPSGKWLVFQRTTEKKVDIGEMWICPLATLAAPVRIPLDRLKGKTKFSADEKTIYFTALNNGGTSLYKADVKTGKVTKLTTEDEGILEFDISGNQLIFSKTWIMDPSEVFISDLNGKSQKAITELNTGWLSERELSIPQKFTFTNNLGLTVEYWVMKPVNFDPQKKYPVLLDMHGGPSAMWGPGEASMWHEFQFFCGKGFGVVYCNPRGSGGYGNEFIRANYRDWGVGPSSDVLTALTKAEAQGWIDTTKRFLSGGSYAGYLTAWIVGHDHRFRAASCQRGVYDFKTFFGEGNAGKMLENYFGGFPYVDSVKAVLEEQSPINYVKNITTPLLIFHGENDLRTGVSQSEMLFKSMNTLGKQVEYVRHPGASHELVRSGDNRQRIDQMLRTYEFFSRFL from the coding sequence ATGAAACTTAAAACGGCCATCCAGACGATCCTTTGTTTGACTGCTATCCATGCAGGTTTTGCCCAAAAGAAACCCATCGCAGTCACTGACATGCTCCGGATAAAACGAGCATCGGAGGTGAAGTTAAGCCCTGATGGAAAACATGCTGTATACACAGTGACCAGCATTATTCCTGATACGGCAAAGAAGAAGGATTACACTTATCTGAAACAGGTGTACATTTCCGACCTTGCCGGCAAGGCACAATTGCTGGACACAGGGGCTACTTCTTCGCCGGCCTATAGCCCTTCAGGTAACATGATTGCCTTTGTAAAAGCAGTCAAAGGTAAACCACAAATTTTTCTTTACACCACTGCCAATGGCAAGATACGTCAGTTGACGGATTTTGTATATGGTGCAGGTGCCCCGGTTTGGAGTCCTGATGGCAGGCAGCTGGTATTTACAACTGAAATCTCCCTACAGGAATTAGTTAATGATAAAGTCTTAAACCCAGGCCGAATGGTGCCTTCCTGGAATGATGGGGCACCTGGTTTTGCTCATAACGAAGATTTATTAACAGATACCACCAACCCTAACCCCGATGGCGACCTTCGTGCAGTCAGGGCGTATCTGTATGATAATGCCAAAGATAAAAAAGCGAAAGTCATCACCCATTCTAAATTTCAGGGCGAGACCGCTGTCGATCCGGAAGTGCATCTGTCGCATATCTTTATCATAGATACAACTGCAGGTGCTACACCAAGAGAATTGACGCATGGATTTTTCTCTTACGAAAATCCTGCTTTTGCAGGAAATGACAAGATAGTGGTATCTGCTAATATGCAAGCCCATCAACATCCGGATGATATGAAGGAGGTGGAGATCTATTCTGTAGGTACAGATGGCAATAACCTGACGCAGTTATTACATGCACAGGATTCTTCCTATTTTTTAGAAGCAGTATCTCCTTCCGGAAAATGGCTGGTGTTTCAGCGCACTACTGAAAAGAAAGTAGATATAGGGGAGATGTGGATTTGCCCGTTAGCTACCTTAGCAGCTCCTGTACGTATTCCACTGGATCGTTTAAAAGGAAAGACAAAGTTCTCTGCAGATGAGAAGACGATCTACTTTACGGCTCTCAATAATGGTGGAACCAGTTTATACAAAGCAGATGTGAAAACCGGGAAGGTCACGAAGCTCACTACAGAAGATGAAGGAATCCTTGAATTTGACATCAGCGGCAATCAACTGATTTTCTCAAAGACATGGATCATGGACCCTTCAGAAGTTTTCATCTCCGATCTGAATGGAAAATCTCAGAAAGCGATTACGGAACTCAATACAGGTTGGCTGAGTGAGCGGGAATTGTCTATTCCTCAAAAATTCACTTTTACCAACAATCTTGGTTTGACTGTGGAATACTGGGTAATGAAGCCTGTGAATTTTGATCCTCAAAAGAAATACCCGGTACTATTAGATATGCATGGAGGGCCTTCAGCCATGTGGGGACCTGGTGAAGCGAGTATGTGGCATGAGTTCCAGTTTTTCTGCGGCAAAGGATTTGGCGTAGTCTATTGCAATCCGAGAGGTTCTGGCGGCTATGGCAATGAATTCATCAGGGCGAATTACCGTGACTGGGGTGTAGGGCCATCCAGCGATGTACTGACGGCCCTTACAAAAGCAGAGGCACAGGGATGGATAGATACGACAAAACGTTTCCTCAGTGGTGGGTCTTATGCTGGTTACCTTACTGCGTGGATAGTAGGGCATGATCATCGGTTCAGAGCAGCAAGTTGTCAACGTGGGGTGTATGATTTTAAGACCTTTTTTGGAGAGGGAAATGCGGGGAAGATGCTGGAGAATTACTTTGGCGGGTTCCCATATGTGGATAGTGTGAAAGCGGTGCTGGAAGAACAATCCCCCATCAACTATGTAAAGAATATTACAACGCCTTTACTCATCTTCCATGGGGAGAATGATTTGAGAACAGGGGTATCGCAGAGTGAAATGTTATTTAAAAGTATGAATACATTAGGTAAGCAGGTGGAGTATGTACGGCATCCGGGGGCAAGTCATGAGTTGGTGAGGAGTGGGGATAACCGGCAAAGAATAGATCAGATGTTAAGGACGTATGAGTTCTTTAGTAGATTTTTATAA